One window of Trifolium pratense cultivar HEN17-A07 linkage group LG5, ARS_RC_1.1, whole genome shotgun sequence genomic DNA carries:
- the LOC123885712 gene encoding hydroquinone glucosyltransferase-like, with translation MEHQQSLTTPNQELLPPLVAMFPTPGIGHLIPMIEFAKRLNVRHNLLVTFIIPTDGPPSKAQTTVLASLPSGISHIFLPPVTLSDFPPDTKPESLMSITIFRSLPSLHQTLISLMTSHRLSALLVDLFSTDAFDIGVELNIPSYLYIPTTANNLCFALYLPQLDQQVQCEFREIPEPLNIPGCFAVHGKDLADPIQDRNSEAYKCFLHHVKRYKLFKGIIVNSFLELEPDALMFLQKNEPPIYPVGPLVNEDSTNNGFGFEVDFKWLDEQPRGSVLFVCFGSVGTHSSAQTDELAFGLEMSGQRFLWVLRCPNDKVASDSNFIANSNVDPFDFLPNGFIERTKNRGLVVPYWAPQAQVLKHVSIGGFVSHCGWNSTLESLVNGVPLIAWPLYAEQKMNAVLLSEKVKVAIRPKIGENGLVERDEIASIVKRLMVGEEEKKIRNRVNELKVAASNALKENGSSTKKICELALKWKGVTMPI, from the coding sequence ATGGAACACCAACAATCCCTCACCACCCCAAACCAAGAGCTACTACCACCTCTAGTAGCAATGTTTCCAACACCAGGAATCGGACATCTCATTCCAATGATCGAATTCGCCAAGCGACTCAACGTCCGCCACAACCTCCTCGTCACCTTCATCATTCCCACCGACGGTCCACCCTCGAAGGCTCAAACCACCGTCCTCGCCTCCCTACCATCCGGCATTTCACACATATTCCTCCCTCCTGTCACCCTCTCCGACTTCCCACCTGACACCAAACCCGAATCACTCATGTCAATCACCATCTTTCGTTCTCTCCCTTCTCTCCATCAAACTCTCATCTCTCTCATGACCTCCCACCGTCTCTCCGCCCTTCTCGTTGACCTCTTTAGTACAGACGCTTTTGACATTGGTGTCGAACTCAACATCCCTTCATACCTCTACATCCCTACTACTGCTAATAACTTGTGCTTTGCCTTATATTTACCCCAACTCGACCAACAGGTTCAGTGCGAGTTTAGGGAAATCCCTGAACCGCTTAACATCCCTGGATGTTTCGCGGTTCACGGAAAAGACTTAGCCGATCCAATCCAAGATCGAAATAGTGAAGCCTACAAGTGTTTCCTACACCATGTGAAAAGATACAAGTTATTTAAGGGAATTATAGTAAATAGCTTTTTAGAGCTTGAACCGGATGCTTTAatgtttttacaaaaaaatgaaCCGCCGATTTATCCGGTTGGACCGTTGGTGAATGAAGACTCTActaataatgggtttgggtttgaAGTTGATTTTAAATGGTTGGATGAGCAGCCACGTGGAAGTGTTTTATTTGTGTGTTTTGGTAGCGTTGGGACCCATTCTAGTGCTCAAACGGATGAACTAGCTTTTGGATTGGAAATGAGTGGCCAAAGATTCTTATGGGTTTTGAGATGTCCTAATGATAAAGTTGCAAGTGATTCTAATTTCATTGCTAATAGTAATGTTGATCCTTTTGATTTTTTACCAAATGGTTTTATAGAAAGAACTAAAAATAGGGGTTTAGTGGTCCCATATTGGGCCCCACAAGCACAAGTTTTGAAACATGTATCAATTGGAGGATTTGTGAGTCATTGTGGTTGGAATTCAACTCTTGAGAGTTTGGTTAATGGTGTGCCTTTAATTGCATGGCCACTTTATGCTGAGCAAAAGATGAATGCTGTTTTGTTAAGTGAAAAAGTTAAAGTGGCTATTAGGCCAAAGATTGGTGAGAATGGGTTGGTTGAAAGGGATGAAATTGCAAGTATTGTGAAGAGGTTGATGGTAGGTGAGGAAGAGAAGAAGATTCGTAATAGAGTGAATGAGCTCAAAGTTGCAGCTTCTAATGCTCTAAAAGAAAATGGGTCTTCAACAAAGAAGATATGTGAATTGGCTCTCAAATGGAAAGGTGTAACAATGCCAATTTGA